A window from Brucella sp. BE17 encodes these proteins:
- a CDS encoding DUF58 domain-containing protein: MAIGTQVSTADRKDVLARARARAAAIPDLLVEARRVVNTVMNGWHGRRRRGPGENFWQFRPYVDGESLAQIDWRRSARDDHTYVRDREWESAHTVWLWSDFSPSMLYRSELASVSKEERSLVILLALAELLSRSGERIAFPALLQPFSARNGAERLASALMHEASNHQPLPQTDPVRRFSDIVLISDFLHPFDELNQFLDRLAQRGVRAHLVEVADPAEETFPYAGRTEFRDPETGATLVAGRAETYAEDYRRLYSARRDTLSDFCKRLGWSYHVHRTDRPATQLLSRLHDALSASGNVARQRGAAT; the protein is encoded by the coding sequence ATGGCAATCGGCACGCAGGTTTCAACCGCAGATCGCAAGGATGTGCTTGCCCGTGCGCGTGCACGCGCTGCCGCCATTCCCGATCTATTGGTCGAGGCACGGCGTGTCGTCAACACCGTCATGAATGGCTGGCATGGGCGCCGCAGGCGCGGTCCGGGCGAAAATTTCTGGCAGTTCCGGCCCTATGTCGATGGTGAATCGCTGGCGCAAATCGACTGGCGCAGATCAGCGCGTGACGACCATACCTATGTGCGGGATCGCGAATGGGAATCGGCGCATACCGTGTGGCTCTGGTCAGATTTTTCACCTTCCATGCTTTATCGTTCCGAACTTGCGTCCGTCTCCAAGGAAGAGCGTTCTCTGGTCATCTTGCTCGCACTGGCCGAACTTCTGTCACGCTCGGGCGAACGCATTGCCTTTCCGGCCTTGCTGCAACCTTTTTCCGCCCGCAATGGCGCGGAACGGCTTGCCAGCGCCCTGATGCATGAAGCGTCCAACCATCAACCATTGCCGCAAACCGACCCCGTCCGCCGCTTTTCCGATATCGTGCTGATATCCGATTTTCTGCATCCATTCGATGAATTGAATCAGTTTCTCGATCGTCTTGCGCAACGCGGTGTGCGGGCGCATCTGGTGGAAGTGGCCGATCCGGCGGAAGAAACCTTTCCCTATGCGGGACGAACCGAATTTCGCGATCCTGAAACAGGCGCAACGCTTGTGGCAGGACGCGCTGAAACCTATGCCGAGGATTATCGCCGCCTTTATAGCGCACGCCGTGACACGCTTTCTGATTTCTGCAAGCGACTGGGCTGGAGCTATCATGTGCACCGCACCGACCGCCCGGCCACACAGCTGCTCTCGCGCCTGCATGATGCATTAAGCGCATCCGGCAATGTTGCCAGACAGAGAGGCGCGGCCACATGA
- a CDS encoding DUF4159 domain-containing protein — protein sequence MNFLPLAFGSPLLLAGLAALPVIWWLLRMTPPRPQQESFPPFRILAEIFKREEVPSKSPWWMTLLRLMIAALVILALASPIWNPRPAPISGDGSLAIVIDNGWAAAEDWPQRVAAAQKLIDDANTSDAPIYIVGTAEAANAEIGPYDAIRATERLQAMQPRPLPVDRKAALERLVKSAPQDEKIRLALMNDGLAAPGDTENFAELDKSGRLASVLWYGADLSRVFALTSIANKADNLEVHAIRPEGTSTPRTLSAAAYDDKGRRIAEAPLSFALGSAEGLARFNLPVELRNDFRLIRVDSAAQAGAARLIDAGSERRTIGLISSGDGDLAQPLLTPLHYISRALSPYANLIEPRSADLLQSVPELLNAKPSMLIMADIGTLPQPVSEKIAKWIEDGGTLVRFAGPRLAGASDNDTLLPVQLRKGERALGGSLSWSEPQQLRAFPLNSPLAGLAVPEDVNVTRQVLAEPSFDLNDKTFAVLADGTPLVTGEQRGHGNLVLFHISPDASWSTLPISGSFVEMLRRIVSLSQRSDAQNDQETVSLPPFQLLSASGTLIPPTPEARPLIVERGKQPTVSINTPPGFYGNEDGLKALNIIEDSNTKLEPIQQPAFSVGVTTTSYTEDQSIPLAGPFFASAAILLALDTLLMLWLRGALRRRIRTRTKAASLALLVLTGAAFGIMPHGIDHAAAQEQVHDDSKPGDEAIINAVSQTHLAYVITGNAEIDNISKAGLRGLNFALTDKTALEPGDVIGVDPAKDELSFYPLIYWPIAPDGTMPSPEAIAKVDAYMQQGGTVLFDTRDQLQSGASLDPATSPANQRLRAILDDMNVPPLEPVPDDHVLTKSFFIMPEFPGRYQGSPLWVEATTPNTAQQDRPVRTGDGVTPIMITANDLAGAWAVDDQGNPLLPTVPNDPMQRIYAMRGGVNIVIYMLTGNYKSDQVHVPALLERLGN from the coding sequence ATGAATTTCCTGCCGCTTGCTTTCGGCTCGCCATTGCTTCTTGCCGGCCTTGCAGCACTTCCGGTCATCTGGTGGCTGTTGCGCATGACGCCCCCGCGCCCGCAGCAGGAAAGCTTCCCGCCCTTTCGTATTCTGGCCGAAATTTTCAAGCGCGAGGAAGTGCCGTCCAAAAGCCCATGGTGGATGACGCTGCTGCGCCTGATGATCGCGGCCCTCGTCATTCTCGCGTTGGCATCGCCCATCTGGAATCCGCGCCCTGCCCCCATTTCCGGTGATGGCTCTTTGGCCATCGTCATCGATAATGGCTGGGCCGCAGCCGAGGACTGGCCGCAACGGGTTGCGGCCGCTCAAAAGCTCATCGATGACGCAAATACTTCCGATGCACCGATCTATATCGTCGGTACAGCGGAAGCCGCCAATGCCGAGATCGGCCCTTATGACGCTATTCGCGCCACCGAGCGTTTGCAGGCGATGCAGCCGCGCCCGCTCCCCGTTGATCGCAAGGCAGCACTTGAACGGCTGGTCAAAAGCGCCCCGCAGGATGAAAAAATCCGCCTCGCTTTGATGAATGACGGGCTTGCTGCCCCCGGGGATACGGAGAATTTTGCCGAACTCGACAAAAGCGGTCGCCTTGCCTCCGTGCTTTGGTATGGAGCGGATTTAAGCCGCGTTTTTGCACTCACCAGCATCGCCAACAAGGCCGACAATCTGGAAGTCCATGCCATTCGTCCCGAGGGCACAAGCACCCCGCGTACGCTGAGCGCAGCAGCCTATGACGACAAGGGACGCCGTATTGCCGAGGCTCCCCTCAGCTTTGCACTCGGCAGTGCCGAAGGCTTGGCGCGTTTCAATCTTCCGGTCGAATTGCGCAATGATTTCAGACTGATCCGCGTCGATAGCGCGGCACAGGCAGGGGCCGCGCGTCTGATCGATGCAGGCTCCGAGCGCCGCACCATCGGGCTGATTTCCAGTGGCGATGGCGATCTGGCGCAGCCGCTGCTTACGCCGCTGCATTATATTTCGCGGGCGCTCTCGCCCTATGCCAATCTGATCGAACCGCGCTCCGCTGATCTGCTGCAATCGGTGCCGGAACTGCTCAATGCCAAACCTTCCATGCTCATCATGGCGGATATCGGGACCCTGCCGCAACCGGTCAGCGAAAAGATCGCCAAATGGATCGAGGACGGCGGCACGCTGGTGCGTTTTGCAGGCCCCCGGCTTGCCGGAGCCAGTGACAATGATACGCTGCTGCCGGTTCAGCTTCGCAAGGGCGAACGCGCACTTGGCGGCTCGCTGTCATGGTCGGAACCACAACAGCTGCGCGCGTTTCCACTCAATAGCCCGCTTGCCGGACTGGCCGTACCAGAAGATGTGAACGTCACGCGGCAGGTGCTGGCTGAACCGTCTTTCGATCTCAACGACAAGACTTTTGCAGTGCTTGCGGATGGCACGCCCCTTGTGACAGGTGAACAGCGCGGGCACGGCAATCTGGTTCTGTTTCATATTTCACCCGATGCATCATGGTCTACGCTGCCGATTTCAGGCTCCTTCGTGGAAATGTTGCGCCGTATCGTATCGCTTTCGCAGCGCAGCGATGCCCAGAATGATCAGGAGACGGTCTCCCTGCCCCCGTTCCAGCTTTTGTCGGCGTCCGGTACGCTTATACCGCCAACCCCGGAAGCCAGACCACTGATCGTGGAACGTGGAAAACAGCCCACCGTCAGCATCAACACGCCGCCTGGTTTTTACGGCAATGAAGACGGCTTGAAGGCTCTCAACATCATTGAAGACAGTAATACCAAGCTGGAGCCGATCCAGCAGCCCGCATTTTCTGTTGGTGTAACCACGACCTCCTACACCGAAGATCAATCGATCCCGCTCGCCGGTCCGTTTTTTGCCAGCGCCGCCATTCTGCTGGCGCTCGACACGCTTTTGATGCTGTGGCTGCGCGGGGCTTTGCGTCGCCGGATCAGAACCCGCACCAAAGCGGCCAGTCTTGCTCTGCTTGTTCTGACGGGAGCCGCATTCGGCATCATGCCCCATGGCATCGACCATGCGGCAGCACAGGAGCAGGTGCATGATGACAGCAAGCCGGGCGATGAGGCCATCATCAATGCTGTCTCGCAAACGCATCTCGCCTATGTCATCACCGGCAATGCCGAGATCGACAACATCAGCAAGGCGGGGCTGAGAGGGCTCAATTTTGCACTGACCGACAAGACCGCGCTTGAGCCCGGCGATGTGATCGGGGTCGATCCGGCCAAGGACGAGTTGTCCTTTTATCCGCTTATTTACTGGCCGATCGCCCCGGACGGCACGATGCCAAGTCCTGAAGCCATCGCCAAGGTCGACGCCTATATGCAGCAGGGCGGCACCGTGCTTTTTGATACCCGCGATCAGTTGCAGTCCGGCGCAAGTCTTGACCCTGCCACATCACCGGCCAACCAGCGGCTGCGCGCGATACTTGATGATATGAACGTGCCGCCACTGGAGCCGGTTCCGGACGATCATGTCCTTACCAAATCCTTCTTCATCATGCCGGAATTTCCGGGCCGCTATCAGGGCAGTCCGCTCTGGGTGGAGGCAACTACTCCCAACACGGCACAGCAGGATCGCCCAGTACGCACCGGCGATGGCGTGACGCCAATCATGATCACCGCAAACGATCTGGCAGGCGCTTGGGCCGTGGATGATCAGGGCAATCCGCTTCTTCCCACCGTGCCAAACGATCCGATGCAGCGCATCTATGCCATGCGTGGCGGCGTCAATATCGTCATCTATATGCTCACCGGCAATTATAAATCCGATCAGGTCCATGTTCCGGCCCTGCTTGAAAGATTAGGTAATTGA
- a CDS encoding N-acetyltransferase, with translation MQQLELTYAQENPAHDIEIEAINAQAFGPGRFARAAHFIREGGPHEQNLSFVALMGGVVVASVRLTPVVIGTTPALLLGPLAVRTEWKNRGIGKTLMRMALNAATKAGHGLVVLVGDEPYYAPFGFRMVTPGSMVMPAPVDPRRMLACELVPGALNGVSGMMRHANKV, from the coding sequence ATGCAGCAGCTTGAACTGACCTACGCGCAGGAAAATCCCGCGCATGATATTGAAATCGAAGCTATCAATGCGCAGGCCTTTGGACCCGGGCGTTTCGCCCGTGCCGCGCATTTCATCCGCGAAGGCGGGCCGCACGAGCAGAATCTTTCCTTTGTTGCGCTCATGGGCGGCGTTGTCGTGGCGTCGGTGCGTTTGACTCCGGTGGTAATCGGAACCACGCCCGCGCTTTTGCTTGGGCCGCTTGCCGTGCGCACGGAATGGAAAAACCGCGGTATCGGCAAGACGCTGATGCGTATGGCGCTCAATGCCGCCACAAAGGCGGGCCATGGGCTGGTGGTACTGGTGGGAGATGAGCCTTATTACGCGCCGTTCGGTTTTCGCATGGTGACGCCTGGTTCCATGGTCATGCCGGCACCCGTTGATCCACGCCGTATGCTGGCCTGTGAACTGGTGCCGGGCGCACTCAATGGAGTCAGCGGCATGATGCGTCATGCCAATAAGGTCTAA
- a CDS encoding glutathione S-transferase family protein: protein MGLLVDGKWQDVWYDTKSTKGRFERSKSQFRNWITADGQAGPTGEDGFKAEPDRYHLYVSYACPWAHRTLIFRALKKLEPIISVSVVDYLMAEEGWTLYGTSGSTGDPLYGAKRLYEIYTRADPQYSGRVTVPVLWDKQRETIVSNESADIIRMFNSAFDAHSDASVDFYPEELRNEIDALNDFIYPNINNGVYRAGFATTQEAYDEAFTQLFEALDALEEKLSHQHYLTGSQITEADWRLFTTLVRFDPVYVGHFKCNKRPLADYPNLWNYVLELYQVPGVADTVNVEHIKGHYYQSHKTINPTGIVPKGPQIDYAAPHDRDRFALI from the coding sequence ATGGGACTTTTGGTCGATGGCAAATGGCAGGATGTCTGGTACGATACCAAGAGCACGAAAGGCCGCTTCGAGCGCTCGAAATCGCAATTTCGCAATTGGATAACGGCTGACGGCCAAGCTGGACCAACAGGAGAAGACGGGTTTAAAGCTGAGCCGGACCGTTATCATCTCTATGTGTCCTATGCCTGCCCCTGGGCGCATCGCACGCTGATTTTCCGCGCATTAAAAAAACTTGAACCCATCATATCCGTCTCCGTTGTCGATTACCTGATGGCAGAGGAAGGCTGGACTCTCTATGGCACCAGCGGCAGCACCGGCGACCCACTCTATGGGGCCAAACGGCTTTATGAAATTTATACGCGTGCAGACCCGCAATATTCCGGCCGCGTGACGGTTCCGGTTCTATGGGACAAGCAGCGCGAAACCATCGTTTCCAACGAATCAGCCGACATCATCCGCATGTTCAACAGCGCCTTTGATGCGCATAGTGATGCATCGGTCGATTTTTACCCTGAAGAACTGCGCAACGAGATCGATGCGCTCAACGATTTCATCTATCCCAATATCAACAATGGCGTTTACCGGGCAGGCTTTGCGACCACGCAGGAGGCTTACGACGAAGCTTTTACGCAATTATTCGAAGCTCTTGATGCGCTGGAAGAAAAGCTATCCCACCAGCATTACCTGACCGGCAGCCAGATCACGGAAGCCGACTGGCGGCTTTTCACCACCCTTGTGCGCTTCGATCCGGTTTATGTCGGTCATTTCAAGTGCAACAAGCGTCCCCTCGCCGATTATCCGAACCTGTGGAATTACGTGCTCGAACTTTATCAGGTACCCGGAGTAGCCGATACGGTTAATGTGGAGCATATCAAGGGGCATTATTATCAAAGTCACAAAACCATAAACCCAACCGGCATTGTGCCCAAAGGGCCGCAAATTGATTATGCAGCACCACACGACCGTGATCGTTTTGCGCTGATCTGA
- a CDS encoding OmpW family protein — protein sequence MNRFAKGLMAATALSFAAPAAFAADAVVVQPASQIEAVPQTLSPWQIRVRALGVIAENSGHVNGVSGSDLDYSKSITPELDITYYFTDNLAAELILGTTYANINGSGSISSLGKVGKTWILPPTLTLQYHFTNFGAFKPYIGAGVNYTIFYNQDAGSADRLKVKNTFGGALQVGFDYMIDEHWGVNFDVKKLFLEPKFDVTVGGQEMTGKAKLNPWLIGTGITYRF from the coding sequence ATGAACCGCTTCGCCAAGGGATTAATGGCTGCAACCGCGCTAAGTTTTGCAGCACCCGCAGCTTTTGCAGCCGATGCCGTTGTTGTGCAGCCCGCATCACAAATCGAGGCCGTGCCTCAAACGCTGTCACCCTGGCAGATTCGCGTTCGTGCGCTCGGCGTGATTGCGGAAAACTCCGGCCATGTGAATGGAGTTTCGGGTTCCGATCTTGACTATTCCAAGTCGATTACACCGGAACTCGATATCACCTATTACTTCACCGACAATTTGGCCGCAGAACTGATCCTCGGCACAACCTATGCCAACATTAACGGTTCAGGCTCGATTTCAAGCCTTGGCAAGGTTGGCAAGACATGGATTCTGCCTCCCACATTGACGTTGCAATACCACTTCACCAATTTCGGCGCTTTCAAGCCTTATATCGGCGCTGGCGTCAATTATACCATCTTCTATAATCAGGATGCCGGCAGCGCTGACCGCCTGAAAGTCAAGAACACCTTTGGCGGTGCGCTTCAGGTCGGTTTCGACTATATGATCGATGAACATTGGGGTGTGAACTTCGACGTCAAGAAACTGTTCCTCGAACCAAAATTCGATGTAACAGTTGGTGGTCAGGAGATGACCGGCAAAGCCAAGCTCAATCCATGGCTGATCGGTACGGGTATCACCTACCGCTTCTGA
- a CDS encoding NUDIX domain-containing protein, with translation MRLRHFIFHTYFLLRRPMTLGVRAIVFDEEKNLVFLVRHTYVPGWQLPGGGVERGETFGQALEKELREEANIVLKSSPQLFALYKNAHASPRDHVALYICRHFEQTAPRLPDMEIAECGFFSLDALPEGTTPSTKRRLQEALQNQEPLPLW, from the coding sequence ATGCGCCTTAGGCATTTTATCTTTCATACCTATTTTCTGTTGCGGCGCCCCATGACCCTTGGGGTGCGCGCGATCGTGTTTGATGAAGAGAAGAATCTGGTGTTTCTGGTCCGCCATACCTATGTGCCGGGCTGGCAATTGCCGGGCGGTGGTGTCGAGCGTGGAGAAACCTTTGGACAGGCGCTGGAAAAGGAACTGCGTGAGGAAGCCAATATCGTTTTAAAAAGCTCGCCGCAGCTTTTTGCACTTTATAAAAATGCGCATGCCTCGCCACGTGACCATGTTGCGCTTTATATCTGTCGGCATTTCGAGCAGACGGCACCGCGATTGCCGGATATGGAAATTGCCGAATGCGGTTTCTTCTCCCTTGATGCTCTTCCCGAAGGTACGACACCCTCAACAAAACGACGTTTGCAGGAGGCTCTGCAAAATCAGGAACCACTGCCTTTATGGTAA
- a CDS encoding metallophosphoesterase: MFRLTHISDIHLSPLPRVRYRELASKRITGYINWLRTRKGSMTGTVLDRLVSDMLAHSPDHIAVTGDLVNLALNLEIDVACEWLTRLGAPDTVSVVPGNHDAYVPGALDRSCRKWEPWMRGDGIDNKGKRPQFPYMRARGPVAMIGVSSARATAPFMASGDFLSAQAKRLGKTLDEAGAQGLFRVVMIHHPPIRGATPAHKRLYGIGRFQKVIAKHGAELILHGHTHLATRYEIPGSNGPVPVICVPSASQNYGGHKPPARYNIFNIEKREDGWSCVWEQRGIADQSERILKLSEQQLYE; the protein is encoded by the coding sequence ATGTTTCGCCTCACGCATATTTCAGACATCCACCTTTCACCCCTGCCGCGTGTGCGCTATCGTGAACTCGCATCCAAACGCATCACCGGTTACATCAACTGGTTGCGCACGCGCAAAGGTTCCATGACAGGAACTGTCCTCGACAGGCTCGTATCCGATATGCTGGCGCATTCACCAGACCATATTGCCGTGACCGGCGATCTGGTCAATCTGGCGCTTAATCTCGAAATCGATGTTGCCTGTGAATGGCTGACACGATTGGGTGCACCCGATACAGTGTCGGTCGTCCCCGGCAATCACGACGCTTATGTTCCCGGTGCGCTCGACCGCTCCTGCCGTAAATGGGAACCATGGATGCGCGGCGATGGTATCGACAACAAAGGCAAGCGCCCACAATTTCCCTATATGCGTGCGCGTGGGCCTGTTGCGATGATCGGCGTCTCCTCGGCCCGTGCCACGGCCCCGTTCATGGCGAGCGGCGATTTTCTGTCCGCTCAAGCCAAACGACTGGGCAAAACGCTTGATGAAGCGGGCGCGCAAGGATTATTTCGTGTCGTGATGATCCATCATCCGCCGATCAGGGGGGCCACACCCGCCCATAAGCGCCTTTATGGTATTGGTCGTTTTCAGAAAGTCATTGCCAAACACGGTGCGGAACTGATCCTTCATGGTCATACGCATCTGGCAACACGCTATGAAATACCGGGATCAAACGGCCCTGTACCCGTGATTTGCGTCCCCTCCGCCAGTCAGAATTATGGCGGGCACAAACCACCCGCACGATATAACATATTCAACATCGAGAAACGTGAGGACGGCTGGTCATGTGTTTGGGAACAGCGTGGCATCGCAGATCAAAGCGAGCGCATCCTGAAGCTTTCAGAGCAGCAGCTTTATGAATAA
- the leuA gene encoding 2-isopropylmalate synthase has product MNQTVMTPQTISSSATARKGMPDAASKYAPFPVAQLTDRTWPSKRIEKAPIWCSVDLRDGNQALIDPMGHDRKERMFRLLVDMGFPEIEIGFPSASQTDFDFCRWAIEQGNVPDDVDLQVLVQCRPELITRTFEALEGAKTPIIHFYNSTSELQRRVVFAKDVPGIKQIATDAAKMIMDMAAKAPGSGYRFQYSPESFTGTELEVALEICNAVTEIVKPTADNKLIVNLPSTVEMNTPNIYADQIEWMCRNLDNRENLIISLHPHNDRGTGIAATELGLMAGADRVEGTLFGNGERTGNVDVVTLALNMYTQGVNPELDCTDINRMKDVYEYSNQLKIAERHPYVGELVYTAFSGSHQDAINKGMKARSHANSPVWEVPYLPIDPQDVGRSYEAIIRINSQSGKGGIAYILQADYGLNLPRNLQVEFREIIQQITDEEGKELPSKRIYDAFQELYVVQPEARIKFVDHHTMPDPEQKGRRILTAEIVDNGTTRSIEGRGTGPIDGFVDALSKYLGVKMSVVDYSEHSLNQGSDASAISYVEMAHPDGKLFGVGINENIVSASLEAIVSAANRVIAA; this is encoded by the coding sequence ATGAATCAGACTGTCATGACACCGCAAACAATTTCCAGTTCGGCAACGGCACGCAAAGGTATGCCGGACGCCGCTTCCAAATACGCGCCTTTCCCCGTTGCTCAGCTGACTGACCGCACATGGCCGTCCAAGCGTATCGAGAAAGCCCCGATCTGGTGTTCTGTTGATCTGCGCGATGGCAATCAGGCGCTGATCGACCCCATGGGGCATGATCGCAAGGAGCGTATGTTCCGCTTGTTGGTCGATATGGGCTTCCCGGAAATCGAGATTGGTTTTCCGTCCGCCTCGCAGACTGATTTCGATTTCTGCCGCTGGGCGATTGAGCAGGGCAATGTGCCCGATGATGTCGATTTGCAGGTGCTGGTTCAATGCCGCCCGGAACTCATCACCCGCACATTCGAGGCGCTGGAAGGTGCAAAAACGCCGATCATTCATTTTTATAATTCCACCAGTGAATTGCAGCGTCGTGTGGTGTTTGCCAAGGATGTGCCGGGTATCAAGCAGATTGCGACCGATGCCGCCAAGATGATCATGGACATGGCAGCAAAGGCACCGGGGAGTGGCTACCGCTTTCAGTATTCTCCAGAAAGCTTTACCGGTACCGAGCTGGAAGTGGCACTGGAAATTTGCAATGCCGTCACTGAAATCGTGAAGCCCACTGCCGACAACAAGCTGATCGTCAATCTGCCATCGACAGTGGAGATGAACACGCCCAACATCTATGCCGACCAGATCGAATGGATGTGCCGAAACCTCGACAATCGCGAAAACTTGATCATCTCGCTGCACCCGCATAACGACCGGGGCACCGGTATTGCCGCGACCGAATTAGGCCTGATGGCTGGTGCGGATCGTGTCGAGGGCACGCTGTTCGGCAATGGTGAGCGCACCGGCAATGTCGATGTGGTGACGTTGGCGCTCAACATGTATACGCAGGGCGTCAACCCGGAACTCGATTGCACCGACATCAATCGCATGAAGGATGTCTATGAATATTCCAACCAGTTGAAAATTGCCGAGCGGCACCCTTATGTCGGCGAACTGGTCTATACGGCCTTTTCGGGTTCGCATCAGGATGCGATCAACAAGGGCATGAAAGCACGCAGCCACGCCAATTCGCCGGTGTGGGAAGTGCCATATCTGCCGATCGACCCGCAGGATGTGGGCCGCTCCTATGAGGCAATCATCCGCATCAATTCGCAGTCGGGCAAGGGTGGCATCGCCTATATTCTGCAAGCCGATTACGGTTTGAACCTGCCGCGCAATCTGCAGGTGGAATTCCGCGAGATCATCCAGCAGATCACCGATGAGGAAGGCAAGGAACTGCCCTCGAAGCGCATCTACGATGCTTTTCAGGAACTTTATGTCGTCCAGCCGGAGGCGCGGATCAAATTCGTCGACCACCACACGATGCCCGATCCCGAGCAGAAGGGACGGCGTATCCTGACCGCCGAGATCGTGGATAACGGCACGACCAGAAGCATCGAGGGCAGGGGAACAGGCCCGATTGACGGTTTTGTCGACGCGCTGTCCAAATATCTCGGCGTGAAAATGTCGGTGGTTGATTATTCCGAACATTCGCTCAATCAGGGGTCGGACGCTTCGGCGATTTCCTATGTCGAAATGGCGCATCCCGACGGTAAGCTGTTTGGCGTGGGCATCAATGAGAATATCGTCAGCGCATCATTGGAGGCAATCGTCTCCGCCGCCAATCGGGTGATTGCTGCTTAA
- a CDS encoding cation diffusion facilitator family transporter, producing the protein MDASLKVRRLAAWSIPVALGVMGLKYVAYMLTGSVALYSDALESIVNVIAAIGAWWAISVSYLPADGNHPFGHHKAEYISAVVEGVLISVAALLIFREAWFALETPRIMDEPWLGLGINTAAAAINCLWALLLIRTGRQARSPALEADGQHIMTDVFTSAGVLVGLVGSVVTGWAILDPLLALLVAVNILWQGWKVINTSVQGLMDKGVEPAEEMRIRDIISANAGGAIEVHDLKTRIAGRVTFIEFHLVVAADMSVGAAHIICDRIEEAVKAQIDSARVVIHVEPEDEAKLPPGTSSVPFA; encoded by the coding sequence ATGGATGCGAGTTTAAAAGTTCGGCGGCTTGCCGCATGGTCGATCCCTGTTGCGCTGGGCGTAATGGGGCTAAAATACGTAGCCTATATGCTGACAGGCTCCGTGGCACTCTATTCGGATGCACTGGAATCTATCGTCAATGTGATTGCTGCGATCGGTGCATGGTGGGCGATCAGCGTCAGCTATCTTCCTGCTGATGGCAATCATCCTTTCGGCCATCACAAGGCCGAATATATTTCCGCCGTTGTCGAAGGTGTGCTGATCAGTGTGGCGGCGCTGCTGATCTTCCGCGAAGCGTGGTTCGCGCTGGAAACACCACGAATAATGGACGAACCATGGCTAGGCCTTGGGATCAATACGGCCGCTGCGGCTATTAACTGTCTCTGGGCCTTGCTTCTGATTCGCACCGGACGTCAGGCCCGTTCACCGGCACTGGAAGCTGACGGCCAGCACATCATGACCGATGTCTTTACTTCTGCAGGCGTTCTGGTCGGCCTTGTCGGTTCGGTTGTGACCGGCTGGGCGATCCTCGACCCTCTGCTGGCGCTTCTGGTTGCCGTCAATATCCTGTGGCAGGGCTGGAAGGTGATTAACACGTCTGTGCAGGGCCTGATGGATAAGGGCGTGGAACCGGCAGAGGAAATGCGCATCCGTGACATTATTTCAGCCAATGCGGGCGGCGCCATCGAGGTTCACGATCTCAAAACCCGCATTGCCGGTCGCGTGACGTTCATCGAGTTTCATCTTGTTGTTGCAGCCGATATGAGCGTAGGTGCCGCGCACATCATCTGCGACCGGATTGAGGAGGCCGTCAAAGCGCAGATAGACAGTGCACGGGTGGTTATTCATGTCGAGCCGGAAGATGAAGCCAAACTGCCGCCCGGTACAAGTTCTGTTCCTTTTGCCTGA